The following coding sequences lie in one Xanthomonas hortorum pv. pelargonii genomic window:
- a CDS encoding RDD family protein: MTQWYYADAQRERQGPIDTDTLVARLSQGIIDRSSLVWREGLPQWVALREVAAELGVDTPVPAPPEPTGYAPVDVPGSEPQATVFPTSVPVDNAPAAAAPFAGSAADASLAQTESGLADHHAAVEQQQVPPSEHAAPADPAAWSTTPADAATTQAASSPILTETSDASATPAYASSQTPAGVPIPSAWESVAAAPTATVALQDAPVVYAGLWRRVAASILDSFVTTFAVYLIVIPLVFVVALATTRGDSGSALDDGSALGIAMVVLSYGIGLTIPTLYFAWMQSSRHQASLGKLACGIKLVRADTNGGRVGFWRNVLRYLAYMLISVLTLGIGAIVAAFMAGMTQRKQAPHDKVCETLVVDRWAFTDHPERQSTGLDTVTIVVLAIYAVIVVIGVIFAAIMIAAIGMSQN, encoded by the coding sequence CTCCAGCCTGGTCTGGCGCGAAGGTCTGCCGCAGTGGGTGGCGCTGCGCGAGGTCGCGGCCGAACTGGGCGTCGACACACCAGTGCCGGCGCCCCCCGAGCCAACCGGATATGCGCCCGTGGACGTTCCGGGCAGCGAACCGCAGGCGACGGTTTTCCCGACCAGCGTCCCGGTGGATAACGCGCCCGCCGCAGCGGCGCCGTTTGCCGGCTCCGCTGCAGACGCTTCGCTCGCGCAGACCGAATCTGGCCTTGCCGATCACCATGCCGCAGTCGAGCAGCAGCAGGTTCCGCCGAGCGAGCACGCTGCACCGGCAGATCCAGCAGCGTGGTCCACCACGCCGGCAGACGCAGCGACAACCCAAGCGGCCTCAAGCCCGATCCTGACCGAGACCTCGGACGCGTCTGCGACGCCCGCCTACGCCTCGTCGCAGACACCCGCTGGCGTGCCAATTCCCAGCGCCTGGGAGTCCGTAGCCGCCGCGCCCACAGCAACCGTTGCATTGCAGGATGCCCCGGTTGTCTATGCCGGCCTGTGGCGGCGCGTGGCGGCCAGCATTCTGGACAGCTTCGTGACCACCTTTGCGGTGTATCTGATCGTGATCCCGTTGGTGTTCGTCGTGGCGCTGGCAACCACCCGCGGCGATTCCGGTTCGGCGCTGGACGACGGCAGCGCGCTTGGCATCGCGATGGTGGTGTTGTCGTATGGCATCGGTCTGACCATCCCGACGCTGTATTTCGCCTGGATGCAGTCCAGCCGGCACCAGGCCAGCCTGGGCAAGCTCGCCTGCGGGATCAAGCTGGTCCGCGCCGACACCAACGGCGGCCGGGTCGGCTTTTGGCGCAACGTGTTGCGCTACCTGGCCTACATGCTGATCAGCGTGCTCACCCTGGGCATCGGCGCGATCGTGGCGGCATTCATGGCCGGCATGACCCAGCGCAAGCAAGCCCCGCACGACAAAGTGTGCGAGACCCTGGTGGTGGATCGCTGGGCCTTCACCGATCACCCGGAGCGGCAATCCACGGGGCTGGACACAGTCACGATTGTGGTGCTGGCCATTTATGCGGTGATAGTAGTGATTGGCGTGATCTTCGCCGCAATCATGATTGCAGCGATCGGAATGAGCCAGAACTGA
- a CDS encoding DNA topoisomerase I, with translation MPKHLLIVESPAKAKTINKYLGKDFTVLASYGHVRDLVPKEGAVDPDNGFAMRYDLIEKNEKHVEAIARAAKTADDIFLATDPDREGEAISWHIAEILKERGLLKDKPMQRVVFTEITPRAIKEAMLKPRAIAADLVDAQQARRALDYLVGFNLSPVLWRKVQRGLSAGRVQSPALRMIVEREEEIEAFIAREYWSIDAQCRHPSQPFNARLIKLDGQKFEQFTVTDGDTAEAARLRIQKAAQGVLHVTDVASKERKRRPAPPFTTSTLQQEASRKLGFTTRKTMQVAQKLYEGVALGEEGSVGLISYMRTDSVNLSQDALAEIRDVIARDFGTASLPDQPNTYTTKSKNAQEAHEAIRPTSALHTPAQVARFLSDDERRLYELIWKRAVACQMIPATLNTVSVDLSAGSEHVFRASGTTVVVAGFLAVYEEGKDTKSSEDEDEGRKLPPMKAGDNIPLDRIVTDQHFTQPPPRFTEAALVKTLEEYGIGRPSTYASIIQTLQFRKYVEMEGRSFRPTDVGRAVSKFLSGHFTRYVDYDFTAKLEDDLDAVSRGEAEWIPLMEKFWGPFKELVEDKKDSLDKTDAGSVRVLGADPVSGKEVSARIGRFGPMVQIGTVEDEEKPTFASLRPGQSIFSISIEDALELFKMPRALGQDKDQDVSVGIGRFGPFARRGSVYASLKKEDDPYTIDLERAVFLIEEKEEIARNRVIKEFEGSDIQVLNGRFGPYISDGKLNGKIPKDREPASLSFEEVQQLLTDTGKPVRKGFGAKKATLKKNTVKDSSPKKTAVKKTATKTAATKTAAKKAPAKKTAAKKAAKRVVKKVASKAAG, from the coding sequence ATGCCCAAGCACCTGCTCATCGTCGAATCGCCCGCCAAGGCCAAGACGATCAATAAATACCTCGGCAAGGACTTCACCGTCCTGGCCTCGTATGGGCACGTGCGCGACCTGGTCCCCAAGGAAGGTGCGGTCGATCCGGACAACGGGTTCGCGATGCGTTACGACCTGATCGAAAAGAACGAAAAGCATGTCGAAGCCATTGCGCGTGCGGCCAAGACCGCCGACGACATCTTTCTGGCGACCGACCCGGACCGCGAGGGCGAGGCGATCAGCTGGCACATCGCCGAGATCCTGAAAGAACGCGGGCTGCTCAAGGACAAGCCGATGCAGCGGGTGGTGTTCACCGAGATCACCCCGCGTGCGATCAAGGAAGCGATGCTCAAGCCGCGCGCGATCGCCGCCGACCTGGTCGATGCGCAGCAGGCACGTCGCGCGCTCGATTATCTGGTCGGCTTCAACCTGTCACCGGTGTTGTGGCGCAAGGTGCAGCGCGGCCTGTCGGCCGGCCGCGTGCAGTCGCCGGCGCTGCGCATGATCGTCGAGCGCGAAGAAGAGATCGAAGCCTTCATCGCGCGCGAATACTGGTCCATCGATGCGCAATGCCGGCATCCGTCGCAGCCGTTCAACGCGCGCCTGATCAAGCTGGACGGGCAGAAATTCGAGCAGTTCACCGTCACCGACGGCGATACCGCTGAAGCCGCGCGGCTGCGCATCCAGAAGGCGGCGCAAGGCGTGCTGCATGTCACCGACGTGGCCAGCAAGGAGCGCAAGCGCCGCCCCGCCCCGCCGTTCACCACCTCCACGTTGCAGCAGGAAGCCTCGCGCAAGCTCGGTTTCACCACCCGCAAGACCATGCAGGTGGCGCAGAAGTTGTACGAAGGTGTGGCACTGGGCGAGGAGGGCTCGGTCGGCCTGATCAGCTATATGCGTACCGACTCGGTGAACCTGTCGCAGGACGCGTTGGCGGAAATCCGCGACGTGATCGCGCGCGACTTCGGCACCGCCTCGTTGCCGGATCAGCCCAACACCTACACCACCAAATCCAAGAATGCGCAGGAAGCGCATGAGGCGATCCGCCCGACCTCGGCATTGCACACACCGGCGCAGGTCGCGCGCTTTCTGTCCGACGACGAGCGCCGTCTGTACGAATTGATCTGGAAGCGCGCAGTTGCCTGCCAGATGATTCCGGCCACGCTCAACACCGTCAGCGTCGATCTGTCGGCCGGTAGCGAGCACGTGTTCCGCGCCAGCGGCACCACGGTGGTGGTCGCAGGCTTTCTGGCCGTGTACGAAGAAGGCAAGGACACCAAGAGCAGCGAAGACGAGGACGAGGGCCGCAAGCTGCCTCCGATGAAGGCCGGCGACAACATCCCGCTGGACCGCATCGTCACCGACCAGCATTTCACCCAGCCGCCGCCGCGCTTCACCGAAGCGGCGCTGGTCAAGACGCTGGAGGAATACGGTATCGGCCGTCCGTCCACCTACGCCTCGATCATCCAGACCCTGCAGTTCCGCAAGTACGTGGAGATGGAAGGCCGCAGCTTCCGTCCCACCGACGTGGGCCGTGCGGTGTCCAAGTTCCTGTCCGGGCATTTCACCCGTTACGTGGATTACGACTTCACCGCCAAGCTCGAAGACGATCTGGATGCGGTCTCGCGTGGCGAAGCGGAATGGATTCCGTTGATGGAGAAGTTCTGGGGCCCGTTCAAGGAACTGGTCGAGGACAAGAAGGATTCGCTGGACAAGACCGACGCCGGCAGCGTGCGCGTGCTCGGCGCCGACCCGGTCAGCGGCAAGGAAGTGAGTGCGCGCATTGGCCGCTTCGGCCCGATGGTGCAGATCGGCACGGTCGAAGACGAAGAAAAGCCCACGTTCGCCTCGTTGCGCCCGGGCCAGAGCATCTTTTCGATCTCCATCGAAGACGCGCTGGAACTGTTCAAAATGCCGCGCGCGCTCGGCCAGGACAAGGACCAGGACGTCAGCGTCGGTATCGGCCGGTTCGGGCCATTTGCGCGCCGTGGCAGCGTGTATGCCTCGCTGAAGAAAGAAGACGACCCGTACACCATCGATCTGGAACGCGCGGTGTTCCTGATCGAAGAGAAGGAAGAGATCGCACGCAATCGGGTGATCAAGGAATTCGAAGGCAGCGACATCCAGGTGCTCAACGGCCGCTTCGGCCCGTATATCAGCGACGGCAAACTCAACGGCAAGATCCCCAAGGATCGCGAACCGGCGTCGCTGAGCTTCGAAGAAGTGCAGCAGTTGCTGACCGACACCGGCAAACCCGTGCGCAAGGGCTTCGGTGCGAAGAAGGCCACGCTGAAGAAGAATACGGTCAAGGATTCGTCGCCGAAGAAGACTGCGGTCAAGAAGACCGCCACCAAGACTGCTGCGACCAAGACCGCTGCCAAAAAGGCCCCGGCCAAGAAAACCGCCGCCAAGAAGGCCGCCAAGCGTGTGGTCAAGAAAGTGGCGAGCAAGGCGGCAGGCTGA
- a CDS encoding DUF4124 domain-containing protein: protein MRTVLTLLLMATALPASAASTASKPDPNVRIYRCVSSTGTVALQDAPCSSGRQQVLDLQRPQDPPTRPERAVLAPAAVATQPPREVRIITVQPPQPMYECTTEDGNRYTSDSPEGNPRWVPTWGPAYVGNGIAPPVNGGGIQRPPISVSPRPALSVQGGSGRGGSLRGSASFGGRDYQGDYQGGYQGGYNGGGYGGGTVIVPYGNVQIRDECHALPEQEVCGRLADRRWELIRRYNSALQSEREDLSREQRGIDARLQRDCGGA, encoded by the coding sequence ATGCGTACCGTCCTGACCCTTCTGTTGATGGCCACCGCGCTGCCTGCGTCGGCGGCCAGTACCGCCAGCAAACCCGATCCGAACGTGCGGATCTACCGCTGCGTCAGTAGCACGGGCACCGTCGCGCTGCAGGATGCGCCATGCAGCAGCGGGCGCCAGCAGGTGCTGGACCTGCAACGCCCGCAGGATCCGCCGACGCGACCGGAACGCGCCGTCCTCGCCCCTGCCGCCGTCGCGACGCAGCCGCCGCGCGAGGTGCGCATCATCACCGTGCAGCCGCCACAGCCGATGTACGAGTGCACCACCGAAGACGGCAACCGCTACACAAGCGACAGCCCGGAAGGCAATCCGCGCTGGGTGCCGACCTGGGGCCCCGCCTATGTGGGCAACGGCATTGCCCCGCCGGTCAACGGCGGCGGCATCCAGCGTCCGCCGATCTCGGTGAGCCCGCGCCCGGCGCTATCGGTGCAGGGCGGCTCCGGGCGAGGTGGAAGCCTCCGCGGCAGTGCAAGCTTCGGTGGCCGCGACTATCAAGGCGACTATCAAGGCGGCTATCAGGGCGGCTACAACGGCGGCGGCTACGGCGGCGGCACGGTGATCGTGCCCTACGGGAATGTGCAGATCCGCGACGAATGCCATGCCCTGCCGGAGCAGGAAGTCTGCGGGCGGCTGGCCGATCGCCGCTGGGAGCTGATCCGGCGCTACAACAGCGCCTTGCAGAGCGAGCGCGAGGACCTCAGCCGCGAACAACGCGGCATCGACGCACGCCTGCAGCGCGATTGCGGCGGCGCATGA
- a CDS encoding SDR family oxidoreductase translates to MTTHRWRLDGQTALITGASAGIGFAIARELLGFGADLLMVARDADALAQARDELAEEFPERELHGLAADVADDEERRAILDWVEDHADGLHLLINNAGGNITRAAIDYTEDQWRGIFETNVFAAFELSRYAHPLLTRHAASAIVNVGSVSGITHVRSGAPYGMTKAALQQMTRNLAVEWAEDGIRVNAVAPWYIRTRRTSGPLSDPDYYEQVIERTPMRRIGEPEEVAAAVGFLCLPAASYITGECIAVDGGFLRYGF, encoded by the coding sequence GTGACAACCCATCGTTGGCGGCTGGATGGACAGACCGCGCTCATCACCGGTGCCAGCGCCGGCATTGGCTTTGCCATCGCGCGCGAGCTGCTCGGCTTCGGCGCGGATCTGCTGATGGTGGCGCGCGATGCCGATGCGTTGGCGCAGGCGCGCGACGAGCTCGCCGAAGAATTCCCCGAGCGTGAATTGCATGGGCTGGCCGCCGATGTGGCCGACGATGAAGAACGTCGCGCCATTCTGGACTGGGTGGAAGACCACGCCGATGGCCTGCATCTGCTGATCAACAATGCCGGCGGCAACATCACCCGCGCGGCGATCGACTACACCGAAGACCAGTGGCGCGGCATCTTCGAAACCAACGTGTTCGCGGCCTTTGAATTGTCGCGTTATGCGCACCCGTTACTGACCCGCCACGCGGCTTCGGCAATCGTCAACGTCGGCAGCGTCTCCGGCATCACCCATGTGCGCAGCGGCGCGCCGTACGGCATGACCAAGGCCGCGTTGCAGCAGATGACGCGCAATCTGGCGGTGGAATGGGCCGAGGACGGCATCCGCGTCAATGCGGTGGCGCCGTGGTACATCCGCACCCGTCGCACATCCGGGCCGCTGTCGGATCCGGATTACTACGAGCAGGTGATCGAACGCACCCCGATGCGCCGCATCGGCGAACCGGAGGAAGTTGCCGCGGCGGTCGGGTTTCTGTGTCTGCCTGCGGCCAGTTACATCACTGGCGAATGCATCGCGGTGGATGGCGGATTCCTGCGTTACGGGTTTTAA